In Deinococcus aerius, the following are encoded in one genomic region:
- a CDS encoding SpoIID/LytB domain-containing protein, whose product MRVLMLTLALGGSALTAAQALNIRVLVVSAPQLTVRLPGTSAPAPGTLAVPGVSPAPLPMNAWSVGVQGDNLTLNGRDAGSSTLYLPPSPGSVVEIAAKPYRGGVLLRAISGSVQAINVVDVEDYLRGVVPAEMPASWPASALAAQAVIARTYVAARINPALPFDTCATESCQMYGGLKAEKPGSDAAIRATAGQVVAYAGRPASTYFSSDSGGYTASSAETWGRDLPYLPAQADPYSAGGPRARWRLEVSAAKVAEVAARYRVRVGTLNSVRITRASLSGRAQEVTLTGTGGVTRLSGADAGGFVRSLGAASSRVTLSGPVGPNTPLVVEGAGAGHGVGLSQYGALGLARQGQDHLHILGFYYPGTTLGVLAGVPDSRPVLALSRPLPTLAPTAPLALTGSHGE is encoded by the coding sequence ATGCGCGTTCTCATGCTCACACTGGCGCTCGGTGGGAGTGCCCTGACCGCGGCCCAGGCCCTGAATATCCGGGTGCTGGTCGTCAGTGCCCCGCAGCTCACGGTGCGGTTGCCGGGCACGTCCGCCCCGGCCCCGGGCACCCTGGCCGTGCCTGGGGTCTCGCCCGCCCCGCTGCCGATGAACGCCTGGAGTGTGGGCGTGCAGGGCGACAACCTCACCCTCAACGGGCGGGACGCGGGGAGCAGCACCCTGTACCTCCCGCCCTCGCCCGGCAGCGTGGTGGAGATCGCCGCGAAGCCCTACCGGGGCGGGGTGCTGCTGCGGGCCATTTCGGGCAGCGTGCAGGCGATCAACGTGGTGGACGTGGAGGACTACCTGCGGGGCGTGGTTCCCGCCGAGATGCCCGCGAGCTGGCCCGCCTCCGCCCTGGCCGCCCAGGCCGTGATCGCGCGGACGTATGTGGCGGCGCGCATCAACCCCGCGCTCCCGTTTGACACCTGCGCCACCGAGAGCTGCCAGATGTACGGCGGCCTGAAGGCCGAGAAGCCGGGCTCGGACGCCGCGATCCGGGCGACCGCCGGACAGGTCGTCGCCTACGCGGGCCGGCCCGCGAGCACCTACTTCTCCAGCGACTCGGGGGGCTACACGGCGTCGAGCGCGGAGACCTGGGGCCGCGACCTGCCCTACCTGCCCGCCCAGGCCGACCCCTACTCGGCGGGGGGGCCGCGCGCCCGCTGGCGGCTGGAGGTGAGCGCGGCCAAGGTGGCGGAGGTCGCCGCGCGCTACCGGGTGCGCGTCGGGACCCTGAACTCCGTGCGGATCACCCGCGCCAGCCTCTCGGGCCGCGCGCAGGAGGTCACCCTGACGGGGACGGGCGGCGTGACCCGCCTGAGCGGCGCCGACGCGGGCGGCTTCGTGCGCTCGCTCGGGGCGGCGAGCAGCCGGGTGACCCTGAGCGGTCCGGTGGGGCCGAACACCCCCCTCGTGGTGGAGGGGGCGGGCGCCGGGCACGGGGTCGGCCTCTCGCAGTACGGGGCGCTGGGGCTCGCGCGGCAGGGGCAGGACCACCTGCACATCCTGGGCTTCTACTACCCGGGCACCACGCTGGGGGTGCTCGCGGGCGTGCCGGACTCCAGGCCGGTCCTCGCGCTCTCCCGCCCGCTGCCCACCCTGGCCCCCACCGCCCCCCTCGCGCTGACCGGATCACATGGCGAGTAA
- a CDS encoding M20 family metallopeptidase, which yields MTQTVDRVTALRDQLVAWRRHLHMNPEVGFHEHETAAYIEAELRKMPGLTVSRPTETSVLAVLKGGKPGRTVLLRADIDALPMEEENTFEFRSQKSGAMHACGHDGHTAILLGVAKLLSEQAAEVPGEVRMIFQHAEEIGPGGAEELVMETGLMDGVDVVTGLHLNSQLPVGQVVVKPGAFMAAPDTIHITIQGKGGHGAHPEQTVDPIAVGAQVITNLQHVVSRHVAALDALVVSITYFQSGTTHNVIPDTATLMGTVRTFDPELRQRAPGLIERVVKGITAAHGANYDFKYEFGYRPVINTDWVAAQLKEIALETVGPEHYEDAKPTMGGEDFSAYLEKAPGAYFNVGSGSDEADSRWPHHHPRFTLDEASLETGVRMLSAAALRLAQPQE from the coding sequence ATGACACAAACGGTGGACAGGGTGACGGCCCTCCGTGACCAGCTTGTCGCGTGGCGGCGGCACCTGCACATGAACCCCGAGGTGGGTTTTCACGAGCACGAGACGGCGGCGTACATCGAGGCCGAGCTGCGGAAGATGCCGGGCCTGACGGTGTCGCGCCCCACCGAAACGAGCGTCCTCGCCGTGCTGAAGGGCGGGAAGCCGGGCCGCACCGTCCTGCTGCGGGCCGACATCGACGCCCTGCCCATGGAGGAGGAGAACACCTTCGAGTTCCGCTCGCAGAAGTCCGGCGCCATGCACGCCTGCGGCCACGACGGGCACACGGCGATCCTGCTCGGCGTGGCGAAGCTCCTGTCGGAACAGGCGGCGGAGGTGCCGGGCGAGGTCCGCATGATCTTCCAGCACGCCGAGGAGATCGGGCCGGGCGGCGCCGAGGAACTCGTGATGGAGACGGGCCTGATGGACGGGGTGGACGTGGTGACGGGCCTGCATCTCAACAGCCAGCTCCCGGTCGGGCAGGTCGTGGTGAAGCCGGGCGCCTTCATGGCGGCGCCCGACACCATCCACATCACGATTCAGGGCAAGGGCGGGCACGGGGCGCACCCCGAGCAGACGGTGGATCCCATCGCGGTGGGGGCGCAGGTCATTACCAACCTCCAGCATGTGGTGAGCCGCCACGTGGCCGCGCTCGACGCCCTCGTCGTCTCCATCACCTACTTCCAGAGCGGCACCACCCATAACGTCATCCCCGACACGGCGACGCTGATGGGCACGGTGCGGACCTTTGACCCCGAGTTGCGCCAGCGGGCCCCGGGGCTCATCGAGCGGGTGGTCAAGGGCATCACGGCGGCCCACGGCGCGAACTACGACTTCAAGTACGAGTTCGGCTACCGGCCCGTCATCAACACGGACTGGGTGGCGGCGCAGCTCAAGGAGATCGCGCTGGAGACGGTCGGCCCCGAGCACTACGAGGACGCCAAGCCCACGATGGGCGGCGAGGATTTCAGCGCCTACCTGGAAAAGGCGCCCGGCGCGTACTTCAACGTGGGCTCGGGCAGCGACGAGGCCGACAGCCGCTGGCCACACCACCACCCCCGCTTCACCCTCGACGAGGCCAGCCTGGAGACGGGCGTGCGCATGCTGAGTGCCGCCGCGCTGCGCCTCGCCCAGCCCCAGGAGTAG
- the udk gene encoding uridine kinase: MTSPFVIGVAGGSGSGKTTVTRRVIETVGAQGVAVLSQDNYYRAQDDIPFEARLGTNYDHPAAFDWALLREQLDALLSGVPIEMPEYDFTQHTRSAQTTRVLPAPVVVLEGFFALYDPELRERMHLKVFVDADADVRFIRRLLRDTQERGRTPESVIHQYLEFVRPMHLSFVEPTKRYADVIIPHGGMNEPALDMLAARIRTTI; encoded by the coding sequence GTGACCTCCCCCTTCGTCATCGGCGTGGCGGGCGGCTCGGGAAGCGGCAAGACGACCGTGACCCGGCGGGTGATCGAGACGGTGGGGGCGCAGGGGGTGGCGGTCCTGAGTCAGGACAACTACTACCGGGCGCAGGACGACATTCCCTTCGAGGCTCGGCTGGGGACGAACTACGACCACCCGGCGGCCTTCGACTGGGCGCTGCTGCGCGAGCAACTGGACGCGCTGCTCTCGGGCGTGCCCATCGAGATGCCGGAGTACGACTTCACCCAGCACACCCGCTCGGCCCAGACCACCCGGGTGCTCCCCGCGCCCGTCGTGGTGCTGGAGGGGTTCTTCGCCCTGTACGATCCCGAGCTGCGCGAGCGGATGCACCTCAAGGTCTTCGTGGACGCCGACGCCGACGTGCGCTTCATCCGCCGCCTGCTGCGGGACACGCAGGAGCGGGGCCGCACGCCGGAGAGCGTGATTCACCAGTACCTGGAGTTCGTGCGGCCCATGCACCTCTCGTTTGTCGAGCCCACCAAGCGCTACGCGGACGTGATCATCCCCCACGGCGGCATGAACGAGCCCGCGCTGGACATGCTCGCCGCCCGCATCCGCACGACGATCTGA
- a CDS encoding E3 binding domain-containing protein, whose protein sequence is MERIAPLAKILAEANGIDWRNLHGSGEGGLIVEGDILSYLSRIMSGEEEPPATPVDAPPPEWNGTELPPGGGLLAPGMPSMDMLSSAGVDSDLAALVGQPQAAAPAPVTLEEEALEFELEEDEQPLPAPQPERRPVEVAAFAAPAFKEVAPVPAPAPEFVPPAPVLGRERPSAPAPLDHTPGLAAVAQPEPVAARAEPTPPPAAPAGGLRGGLGGLLSRLYQQPAPTPAAPPAQPTPAPVVPEVPAAAAEPVPAPQLPVAAAPVVEAPVVEVPAPAPELQPEVHDVAEVEPEEIVALAPEMPAVPAVEEQPEVRVAEPEAVLPEPAELPVPEAARPRQAVSFGIYLRRDANLAPAAELRRQLSAALGQDVPLALLVARAAARHAESLGLNTVAVHDLGGGQARPVQPGSLRDALAALGTERGGTPDLLVIDAGALDLDDLHLGHTVTLSVGRVQDGRAALTLNGDVDAAKAARFLASVATTLEEPIILVI, encoded by the coding sequence ATGGAACGGATTGCTCCGCTCGCCAAGATTCTGGCGGAAGCGAACGGTATTGACTGGCGGAACCTGCACGGCAGCGGCGAGGGCGGCCTCATCGTCGAGGGGGACATCCTGAGCTACCTCTCGCGCATCATGAGCGGTGAGGAAGAGCCCCCGGCCACCCCGGTGGACGCGCCCCCGCCCGAGTGGAACGGCACCGAGTTGCCCCCGGGCGGCGGCCTGCTCGCCCCCGGCATGCCCTCCATGGACATGCTGAGCAGCGCGGGCGTGGACTCCGACCTCGCCGCCCTCGTCGGGCAGCCGCAGGCCGCCGCGCCCGCCCCCGTCACCCTGGAGGAGGAGGCCCTGGAGTTCGAACTGGAGGAGGACGAGCAGCCCCTGCCCGCCCCCCAGCCGGAGCGCCGACCCGTGGAGGTCGCGGCCTTCGCGGCGCCCGCCTTCAAAGAGGTGGCCCCGGTTCCTGCCCCCGCGCCGGAGTTCGTGCCCCCCGCCCCGGTCCTGGGCCGCGAGCGGCCATCCGCTCCCGCTCCCCTGGACCACACCCCCGGCCTGGCTGCTGTAGCCCAGCCCGAGCCCGTCGCGGCCCGCGCCGAGCCCACCCCACCCCCGGCGGCCCCCGCGGGTGGCCTGCGCGGCGGCCTGGGCGGCCTGCTCTCGCGCCTGTACCAGCAGCCCGCGCCCACTCCTGCGGCTCCCCCCGCCCAGCCCACCCCGGCGCCCGTGGTGCCCGAGGTCCCGGCTGCCGCCGCCGAACCCGTCCCCGCCCCCCAGCTTCCCGTGGCCGCGGCTCCTGTGGTCGAGGCTCCCGTGGTGGAGGTCCCCGCCCCGGCCCCCGAACTCCAGCCCGAGGTCCACGACGTGGCCGAGGTGGAGCCCGAGGAGATCGTCGCGCTGGCTCCCGAAATGCCCGCGGTTCCGGCGGTGGAGGAGCAGCCCGAGGTCCGGGTGGCGGAGCCCGAGGCCGTGCTTCCCGAACCCGCCGAGCTGCCCGTCCCCGAGGCGGCCCGTCCCCGCCAGGCCGTGTCGTTCGGCATCTACCTGCGCCGCGACGCCAACCTGGCCCCCGCCGCCGAGCTGCGCCGTCAGCTCAGCGCGGCGCTCGGGCAGGACGTGCCCCTCGCGCTGCTGGTGGCCCGCGCCGCCGCCCGCCACGCCGAGAGCCTGGGCCTGAACACGGTGGCCGTGCATGACCTTGGCGGCGGACAGGCCCGCCCCGTGCAGCCCGGCAGCCTGCGCGACGCCCTCGCCGCCCTGGGCACCGAGCGCGGCGGCACGCCCGACCTGCTCGTGATTGACGCCGGTGCCCTCGACCTGGACGACCTGCACCTGGGGCACACCGTGACCCTCAGCGTGGGCCGCGTGCAGGACGGTCGCGCGGCGCTGACCCTCAACGGCGACGTGGACGCGGCCAAGGCAGCGCGGTTCCTGGCGAGCGTGGCCACGACACTGGAAGAGCCGATCATCCTGGTGATCTAA
- a CDS encoding DUF5693 family protein codes for MAPVTDPNPTRPPLSARTSPGPLVAPATPAPPPTRSRLAAPLLAVILLSLIPALVLAWQRVQFEQAQKTVALVMDYPAMAVQAQRVGLTPQQLLDRYKALGVNGAAVYDDVIGNLVQRGDIYEKRGADLAAENPGSGANPQWVYLRSLKPGVAEALPQRYTIPTREVTIAGQKWVGWPTDPDFLPAGPPQDILNSLKAQGMVIVYRPYDDEALREPGADWPDVPFVAFTGDEVIGARTPERLAKIDERLGTRLPAIIESSEQLGLDTLVETHGGARMFALNPSWQNRIGPEATASKYALAARERGQRLLYLRPFPTVYETEQFLRRTSELLNRSGVKVGNPVIRPFQPNDTLRVLSIFGPLAALVLLGLSFPLARLGLVVAGLAGLAAVGLNGGRPFESAALIAAITFPALGLVLRRSRVTDWFLATGLSLVGVLFVSGLGANRESVLGLEPFRGVGLTLLVPLVFVGLSFLPRQDIRQTARDLYNTPLRLGDIAVMALGLAVFALVFLRRGNTSSVGVSSTEAQVRQDLQDTIIRPRFKELAGHPLAIVGLSGVLPGYFSLLLILGGVIGQASILNTFSHFHTPLLISAARCFIGLGVGLLIGLIAIPVLNYALRLWTTYGTRRPVREREVQA; via the coding sequence ATGGCTCCCGTGACCGACCCGAACCCGACCCGCCCGCCCCTGTCCGCCCGGACCTCCCCCGGCCCGCTCGTGGCCCCCGCGACTCCCGCGCCGCCACCCACCCGCTCCCGCCTGGCCGCGCCGCTGCTCGCGGTGATCCTGCTCTCGCTGATCCCGGCGCTCGTGCTCGCGTGGCAGCGCGTTCAGTTCGAGCAGGCGCAGAAGACGGTCGCGCTCGTGATGGACTACCCCGCGATGGCCGTGCAGGCGCAGCGGGTGGGCCTGACCCCGCAACAGCTCCTCGACCGCTATAAGGCGCTCGGCGTGAACGGCGCGGCGGTGTACGACGACGTGATCGGCAACCTGGTGCAGCGCGGCGACATCTACGAGAAGCGGGGGGCCGACCTGGCCGCCGAGAACCCCGGCTCGGGCGCCAACCCGCAGTGGGTGTACCTGCGCTCCCTCAAGCCGGGGGTGGCCGAGGCCCTGCCGCAGCGCTACACCATCCCCACCCGCGAGGTCACGATCGCCGGGCAGAAGTGGGTGGGCTGGCCGACTGACCCCGATTTCCTGCCCGCCGGGCCTCCGCAGGACATCCTCAACAGCCTCAAGGCGCAGGGCATGGTGATCGTCTACCGCCCCTACGACGACGAGGCGCTGCGCGAGCCGGGGGCCGACTGGCCGGACGTACCCTTCGTGGCCTTTACCGGCGACGAGGTGATCGGCGCCCGGACACCCGAGCGGCTGGCGAAGATCGATGAGCGGCTGGGAACCCGGCTGCCCGCGATCATTGAGAGTTCGGAGCAGCTCGGCCTGGACACGCTGGTCGAGACGCACGGCGGCGCGCGGATGTTCGCCCTCAACCCGAGCTGGCAAAACCGCATCGGGCCGGAGGCGACCGCGAGCAAGTACGCCCTGGCGGCCCGCGAGCGCGGCCAGCGGCTCCTGTACCTGCGCCCCTTCCCGACGGTGTACGAGACCGAGCAGTTTCTGCGGCGCACCTCTGAACTGCTCAACCGTTCCGGCGTGAAGGTTGGCAACCCGGTCATCCGGCCCTTCCAGCCCAACGACACGCTGCGCGTTCTGAGCATTTTCGGGCCGCTCGCCGCGCTCGTCCTGCTGGGCCTGAGCTTCCCGCTGGCCCGGCTGGGGCTGGTGGTGGCGGGGCTGGCGGGGCTGGCCGCCGTGGGGCTCAACGGGGGGCGGCCTTTCGAGAGCGCCGCCTTGATCGCCGCGATTACCTTCCCCGCGCTGGGACTGGTGCTGCGGCGCTCCCGGGTCACTGACTGGTTCCTGGCGACGGGCCTCTCGCTGGTCGGCGTGCTGTTCGTCTCGGGGCTGGGGGCCAACCGGGAGAGCGTGCTGGGGCTGGAGCCCTTCCGGGGCGTGGGTCTTACGCTGCTCGTGCCGCTGGTGTTCGTGGGCCTGAGCTTCCTGCCGCGCCAGGACATCCGCCAGACGGCGCGCGACCTCTACAACACGCCGCTGCGGCTGGGCGACATCGCGGTGATGGCGCTGGGCCTGGCCGTCTTCGCGCTCGTGTTCCTGCGGCGGGGCAACACCAGCTCGGTGGGCGTCAGCAGCACCGAGGCGCAGGTGCGGCAGGACCTCCAGGACACGATCATCCGCCCCCGCTTCAAGGAACTCGCCGGGCACCCGCTCGCTATCGTCGGCCTGAGCGGCGTGCTGCCGGGCTACTTCAGCCTCCTCCTCATCCTGGGTGGGGTGATCGGGCAGGCCAGCATCCTGAACACCTTCTC
- the folE gene encoding GTP cyclohydrolase I FolE: MTIPPTISAADERQEVPGLRALTQDWLSAIGEDPDREGLQKTPHRVAKAWSFLTAGYQKTLADAAGDAVFAADGSEMVIVKDIEFYSMCEHHMLPFYGRAHIAYIPDGHILGLSKFARIVDLYSRRLQVQERITTQIADAVEELLNPRGVAVLMEGIHLCMAMRGVQKQNSSTTTSAMRGLFKEDARTRAEFMSAVQTTLRGR; the protein is encoded by the coding sequence TTGACCATTCCCCCCACCATCAGTGCCGCGGACGAGCGGCAGGAAGTGCCCGGCCTGCGCGCCCTGACCCAGGACTGGCTCTCGGCCATCGGCGAGGACCCTGACCGCGAGGGATTGCAAAAGACGCCGCACCGGGTGGCGAAAGCCTGGAGCTTCCTGACGGCGGGCTACCAGAAGACGCTCGCCGACGCCGCCGGGGACGCCGTATTCGCCGCCGACGGCTCGGAGATGGTGATCGTGAAGGACATTGAGTTCTATTCCATGTGCGAACACCACATGCTGCCCTTCTACGGCCGGGCGCACATCGCCTACATCCCCGACGGCCACATCCTGGGCCTGAGCAAGTTCGCCCGCATCGTGGACCTGTACTCCCGGCGCCTCCAGGTGCAGGAGCGCATCACCACCCAGATCGCGGACGCGGTGGAGGAACTGCTGAATCCCCGCGGCGTGGCCGTGCTGATGGAGGGTATCCACCTGTGCATGGCGATGCGCGGCGTGCAGAAGCAGAACTCCAGCACGACCACGAGCGCCATGCGCGGCCTCTTCAAGGAGGACGCCCGCACCCGCGCCGAGTTCATGAGCGCGGTGCAGACCACCCTGAGGGGGCGCTGA
- a CDS encoding FAD-dependent oxidoreductase, with protein MSPMTAGAGRVWAHVGQAFAEKSYDVVIVGAGRMGAACAFFLRRLAPSLRLLIVERGGLPNEEGATILAPGVWTRLDVPPGREAEAAWVRRTLEEDFGDVQFAARPLLSLHPEEVEGSVPTTDTLTRFPEAANLLDPQALPFAGLDESAATYRPGAVALACGQGAVRAGADLLLNTHAHPTPGGLCLDRLTVTNTHEIVTHETHEVRAGVVVVATGADGPHAAEHDLGVHTSHGRAYRQTPRLNTPSTDSTPILRAGGLTVRPQHGGFTLIPPIHHRDPHGYVPTGGRLTGVPVGVRRETLEDLIRLMDALPLLGTEALEVGHSLADVPGAWLALPNGRADAPPVHERLTAGAHLLLGGPLADTLGLAVAYDLAAEIAGVRERPWEKQSVQNVKKAPLP; from the coding sequence ATGAGCCCCATGACAGCGGGGGCGGGACGGGTCTGGGCACACGTCGGGCAGGCATTCGCGGAGAAGAGCTACGACGTGGTGATCGTGGGCGCCGGGCGGATGGGGGCGGCCTGTGCCTTCTTCCTGCGGCGGCTCGCGCCCTCGCTGCGCCTCCTGATCGTCGAGCGCGGCGGCCTGCCCAACGAGGAGGGGGCGACGATCCTGGCGCCGGGGGTGTGGACCCGGCTGGACGTGCCCCCGGGCCGGGAGGCGGAGGCGGCCTGGGTGCGCCGCACGCTGGAAGAGGACTTCGGGGACGTGCAGTTTGCGGCCCGCCCGCTGCTCAGCCTGCACCCCGAGGAGGTGGAGGGAAGTGTGCCGACGACGGACACGCTCACACGCTTTCCCGAAGCCGCGAACCTCCTCGACCCGCAGGCCCTCCCCTTCGCCGGGCTGGACGAGAGCGCGGCCACCTACCGCCCCGGGGCCGTCGCCCTCGCCTGCGGACAGGGGGCGGTGCGGGCGGGCGCCGACCTGCTGCTGAACACGCACGCGCACCCCACGCCGGGGGGCCTGTGCCTCGACCGCCTGACCGTCACCAACACGCACGAGATCGTCACGCACGAAACGCATGAGGTGAGGGCGGGCGTGGTGGTCGTGGCGACGGGCGCGGACGGTCCCCACGCCGCCGAACACGACTTGGGCGTTCATACGTCGCACGGGCGGGCGTACCGGCAGACGCCGCGCCTGAACACGCCGAGTACGGACAGCACACCGATTCTCCGGGCAGGCGGCCTGACCGTGCGCCCGCAGCACGGCGGCTTCACCCTGATTCCCCCCATCCACCACCGGGACCCGCACGGCTACGTCCCCACCGGAGGCCGCCTGACTGGCGTGCCCGTCGGCGTGCGGCGCGAGACGCTGGAAGACCTCATCCGCCTGATGGACGCCCTGCCCCTCCTGGGCACCGAGGCATTGGAAGTCGGCCACAGCCTCGCGGACGTGCCCGGGGCGTGGCTCGCCCTGCCGAATGGACGGGCCGACGCGCCACCCGTCCATGAACGCCTGACAGCCGGCGCCCATCTCCTCCTCGGCGGTCCTCTGGCGGACACCTTGGGGCTAGCGGTGGCTTACGATCTGGCCGCAGAAATTGCGGGGGTGCGGGAGAGGCCGTGGGAGAAACAGTCCGTGCAGAACGTCAAAAAAGCTCCTCTCCCTTGA
- a CDS encoding Glu/Leu/Phe/Val dehydrogenase family protein: MQIFEEIQSRGHEALTLLHHAPSGLKAALAVHSTVLGPAIAGVRLRPLDEENAIRGALALSESLTLKAALAGLNYGGGACVLLMPEAGVEDPHAREALFRALGRKVRALESQVVLTEDIGVTGSDIAFVAQETPATLGVNTDTSAVTGYGVYRGMKAAARYALGSESMRGVRVAILGVGAVGRTLAGHLHREGARLTVADHRLERAQELADDLDGITVVGANELLDVPCDILSPCGYGHSVRSTDVPRLQCRLIAGGEHHPLSRRGEAAVKEAGIMYMPDFAINAAGLIAAATSLTPEQAAERVYATVSRVASVAEQYGKAPHVVARRMAERRIDLIGSLGTGAALQGRSA, encoded by the coding sequence ATGCAGATATTCGAGGAGATCCAGTCGCGCGGGCACGAGGCCCTGACCTTACTCCACCACGCCCCCAGCGGGCTGAAGGCGGCGCTCGCGGTGCATTCCACGGTGCTGGGTCCGGCCATCGCGGGGGTCCGGCTGCGCCCGCTGGACGAGGAAAACGCGATCCGGGGCGCCCTGGCCCTCAGCGAGAGCCTGACCCTCAAGGCCGCGCTGGCGGGCCTGAACTACGGGGGCGGCGCCTGCGTCCTGCTGATGCCGGAGGCGGGGGTCGAAGACCCCCACGCCCGCGAGGCCCTCTTCCGGGCGCTGGGCCGCAAGGTGCGCGCGCTGGAGTCCCAGGTCGTCCTCACCGAGGACATCGGCGTGACGGGCTCGGACATCGCCTTTGTGGCGCAGGAGACGCCTGCCACGCTGGGCGTGAACACCGACACGAGCGCCGTGACGGGCTACGGCGTGTACCGCGGCATGAAGGCCGCCGCCCGCTACGCGCTGGGCAGCGAGAGCATGCGCGGGGTGCGGGTGGCGATCCTGGGGGTGGGCGCGGTGGGCCGCACCCTGGCCGGGCACCTGCACCGCGAGGGGGCACGGCTCACCGTGGCGGACCACCGGCTGGAGCGGGCCCAGGAACTCGCCGACGACCTCGACGGGATCACGGTCGTGGGGGCGAACGAACTGCTGGACGTGCCCTGCGACATCCTCTCGCCGTGCGGGTACGGGCACTCCGTCCGCAGCACGGACGTGCCCCGCCTGCAGTGCCGCCTGATCGCGGGGGGCGAGCACCACCCCCTCTCCCGCCGGGGCGAGGCCGCCGTGAAGGAGGCCGGGATCATGTACATGCCCGACTTCGCCATCAACGCGGCGGGCCTGATCGCCGCCGCCACCTCGCTGACCCCCGAGCAGGCCGCCGAGCGGGTGTACGCCACCGTCTCGCGCGTCGCCTCGGTCGCCGAGCAGTACGGCAAGGCCCCCCACGTGGTCGCCCGCCGCATGGCCGAGCGCAGGATCGACCTGATCGGAAGCCTGGGGACCGGGGCGGCGCTGCAAGGGAGGAGCGCGTGA
- the sufU gene encoding Fe-S cluster assembly sulfur transfer protein SufU, with amino-acid sequence MLPEALARQIITDHERHPRGKGEIEGAPHAALDNPGCGDQVTVWVRPLAGRVAEVRFTGRGCAISQASASLMTGALAGKSLDEARALAARYRAMVMGEAPPDPGLGDLVALAGVSRLHARRKCALLAWNALEAALAGA; translated from the coding sequence GTGCTGCCCGAGGCCCTCGCCCGCCAGATCATCACCGACCACGAGCGGCACCCGCGCGGGAAGGGGGAGATCGAGGGAGCCCCCCACGCCGCCCTCGACAACCCCGGCTGCGGCGATCAGGTCACGGTCTGGGTGCGGCCACTGGCCGGGAGGGTGGCCGAGGTGCGCTTCACCGGGCGCGGCTGCGCGATCAGCCAGGCGAGCGCCAGCCTGATGACGGGGGCGCTGGCGGGCAAGTCGCTGGACGAGGCCCGCGCCCTCGCCGCCCGCTACCGCGCGATGGTGATGGGCGAGGCTCCGCCCGACCCGGGGCTGGGGGACCTCGTGGCCCTCGCGGGCGTGAGCCGCCTGCACGCCCGGCGCAAGTGTGCGCTGCTCGCCTGGAACGCGCTGGAGGCGGCGCTGGCGGGGGCCTGA
- a CDS encoding adenylosuccinate synthase: MPGIAIIGAQWGDEGKGKITDFLAPQANYVVRYQGGANAGHTVTAKGQTFKLNLLPSGVLHEGTVSVLGDGMVIDPEKFLAERQNLLDGGLSPELRISDRAHLVLPHHKYVDGRKDFVGTTGRGIGPAYADRARRVGIRFGDLADDAVLRERVERLLEAKPNSTRDAGWTTVADALGYLLPIRDALLPFVRDTGAELRQAIKDGENVLFEGAQATLLDLNYGTYPFVTSSHPTVGGILVGAGVNHKAVGQVYGVAKAFNTRVGHGPFPTEVFGEMETRLRGDGSNPWDEFGTTTGRARRVGWLDLQLLRYAVDVNGFDGLVINKMDILAGLDTVKVCVEYGPGGQPVYRELPGWATTDGVRSRTDLPKEAQAYLDLIEETVNCPVVIFSCGPAREQTYGEVRWG; encoded by the coding sequence ATGCCTGGAATTGCAATTATCGGCGCGCAGTGGGGGGACGAGGGCAAGGGGAAGATCACTGACTTCCTGGCCCCGCAGGCGAACTACGTGGTGCGCTATCAGGGCGGCGCGAACGCCGGGCACACCGTCACTGCGAAGGGCCAGACCTTCAAGCTCAACCTGCTGCCCAGCGGGGTGCTGCACGAGGGTACGGTCAGCGTCCTGGGTGACGGCATGGTGATCGACCCCGAGAAGTTCCTCGCCGAGCGCCAGAACCTGCTCGACGGCGGACTGAGCCCCGAACTGCGGATCAGCGACCGGGCGCACCTCGTCCTGCCGCACCACAAGTACGTGGACGGGCGCAAGGATTTTGTCGGGACGACCGGGCGCGGCATCGGCCCCGCCTACGCCGACCGGGCGCGGCGGGTCGGCATCCGCTTCGGGGACCTGGCGGACGACGCGGTGCTGCGCGAGCGGGTGGAGCGCCTACTGGAGGCCAAGCCCAACTCCACCCGGGACGCGGGCTGGACGACCGTGGCGGACGCGCTGGGCTACCTGCTTCCCATCCGCGACGCGCTGCTGCCCTTCGTGCGGGACACGGGCGCGGAGCTGCGGCAGGCGATCAAGGACGGCGAGAACGTCCTGTTCGAGGGCGCGCAGGCCACCCTCCTCGACCTGAATTACGGCACCTACCCCTTCGTGACGAGCAGCCATCCCACCGTCGGCGGCATCCTCGTCGGCGCGGGCGTGAACCATAAGGCGGTCGGCCAAGTGTACGGCGTGGCGAAAGCGTTCAACACCCGCGTCGGCCACGGCCCCTTCCCCACGGAGGTGTTCGGCGAGATGGAGACCCGGCTGCGCGGCGACGGCTCCAACCCCTGGGACGAGTTCGGCACGACGACGGGGCGCGCCCGCCGGGTGGGCTGGCTCGACCTCCAGCTCCTGCGCTACGCGGTGGACGTGAACGGCTTCGACGGCCTGGTGATCAACAAGATGGATATCCTCGCGGGCCTCGACACGGTCAAGGTTTGCGTGGAGTACGGCCCCGGGGGCCAGCCCGTTTACCGCGAGCTGCCCGGGTGGGCCACTACGGACGGGGTGCGGAGCCGCACTGACCTCCCCAAAGAAGCCCAGGCGTACCTCGACCTGATCGAGGAGACGGTGAACTGCCCGGTCGTGATCTTCTCGTGCGGCCCCGCCCGCGAGCAGACGTACGGCGAGGTCCGCTGGGGGTGA